One part of the Bacillus sp. FJAT-27916 genome encodes these proteins:
- a CDS encoding flavodoxin domain-containing protein: MKTMIVYASKSGTTKTCAEMLAHEIDGVTTLIDIVSQEPDLSDYDTILIGGPIRYGRLHSAVKEFMQNHKSELLDKEIGLFICCGNEQQAEQHFTDNFPPELLAHALAHESFGGEIRLDALSFIERLVGKMAMKSLADGETVSIHKDKIEHFAHAVMS; the protein is encoded by the coding sequence ATGAAAACAATGATTGTTTATGCTTCAAAAAGCGGCACCACCAAGACCTGTGCTGAGATGCTCGCGCACGAGATTGACGGGGTTACAACCCTCATTGATATTGTCAGCCAAGAGCCTGATCTCAGTGATTATGACACTATTCTTATTGGCGGCCCGATTCGATACGGCAGGCTTCACAGCGCGGTAAAGGAATTTATGCAAAACCATAAGAGCGAACTGCTCGACAAGGAAATTGGTTTATTCATTTGCTGTGGCAATGAACAGCAGGCAGAGCAGCATTTCACCGATAACTTTCCGCCAGAGCTTCTAGCCCATGCACTTGCACATGAATCCTTTGGAGGGGAGATTCGCCTGGATGCACTCAGCTTCATTGAGCGGCTTGTTGGGAAGATGGCTATGAAGAGCCTCGCAGACGGAGAGACCGTCAGCATTCATAAAGATAAGATTGAGCATTTTGCACATGCGGTAATGAGTTAA
- a CDS encoding acetyl-CoA hydrolase/transferase family protein: MQLNLNRIRNHELRNRIVEPEEAATWISDGMTLGLSGFTRAGDVKAIPQALVKRAETESFKVNIYTGASMGPDVDKYFSEAGIINKRLPFQAEPIMRKQINQGNMHFIDQHLSQTCEWVRADVLPAIDYAILEAVSVTEDGYIIPSTSVGNSQIFAEKAKAIIIEINTAQPEWLEGIHDIYDPGEQGSRKPIPLERPDDRIGEIGIKVDLDKVKGIVFSNKLDSASTIVPPDEETVIMANHLLNFLRAEIKAGRLTKQLAPLQSGIGTVANAVFHGFLHSEFNDLEVYSEVLQDAVFDLMDAGKIKFASGCSITLSEKAMDNLLVNFENYVDKLVLRPQEISNHPEIIRRMGLISINTALEMDIYGNVNSTHVCGTNMMNGIGGSGDFARNARYGIFVTKSIAKDGKISSIVPFVSHIDHTEHDVDVVVTEQGYADLRGLAPRERVGVIIENCAHPMYRKQLWDYYTEALTRGGQTPHILEKAFSWHTNYQTKGTMLMEEKEYAEMNN; the protein is encoded by the coding sequence ATGCAGCTCAATTTAAATCGTATTCGAAACCATGAGTTACGTAACCGAATCGTTGAACCGGAAGAGGCGGCCACATGGATTAGTGACGGGATGACATTGGGATTAAGCGGGTTTACTCGAGCGGGCGATGTGAAGGCCATTCCTCAAGCCTTAGTGAAGAGAGCAGAAACGGAAAGCTTTAAAGTCAATATCTATACGGGTGCTTCCATGGGTCCTGATGTAGACAAGTATTTCTCTGAAGCAGGAATCATCAACAAGAGGCTTCCATTCCAAGCAGAGCCCATTATGCGTAAACAAATTAACCAAGGCAATATGCATTTCATTGATCAGCACTTATCTCAGACATGTGAATGGGTTCGGGCAGATGTTCTGCCGGCTATTGATTACGCTATTTTGGAAGCGGTTTCTGTTACGGAGGATGGGTATATCATTCCAAGTACCTCTGTTGGAAACTCTCAAATATTTGCCGAAAAAGCAAAAGCAATCATTATTGAAATCAATACGGCACAGCCGGAATGGCTGGAGGGCATTCACGATATTTATGACCCAGGCGAGCAAGGAAGCAGGAAGCCAATTCCGCTTGAACGACCAGATGACCGTATCGGGGAGATTGGGATTAAGGTTGATTTGGACAAAGTGAAGGGGATTGTTTTCTCAAATAAGCTGGACTCTGCTTCCACTATTGTTCCGCCTGATGAAGAAACGGTTATCATGGCCAATCACCTGCTTAATTTCCTTCGTGCGGAAATTAAGGCTGGTCGTTTAACAAAACAGCTGGCACCTCTGCAATCCGGTATCGGAACCGTTGCAAATGCTGTTTTCCATGGATTCCTTCATTCCGAGTTCAATGACCTTGAGGTGTATTCGGAAGTTCTTCAAGATGCTGTATTTGACTTGATGGATGCGGGGAAAATCAAATTCGCATCAGGATGCTCGATTACCCTGTCCGAAAAGGCAATGGATAATCTGCTTGTAAACTTTGAGAACTACGTTGACAAACTTGTCTTGCGTCCGCAGGAAATTTCTAATCATCCTGAAATCATCCGTCGTATGGGCTTGATTTCTATTAACACGGCCCTTGAAATGGACATTTACGGGAATGTAAACTCCACGCATGTATGCGGAACAAATATGATGAACGGCATCGGCGGCTCAGGTGACTTTGCACGAAATGCCCGTTATGGAATCTTTGTAACGAAATCAATTGCCAAGGATGGCAAAATCTCAAGCATTGTTCCATTCGTGTCCCATATTGATCACACTGAGCATGATGTGGATGTTGTCGTCACTGAGCAAGGATATGCTGACCTTAGAGGATTGGCGCCAAGAGAGCGTGTCGGCGTCATCATTGAGAACTGCGCACATCCAATGTACCGAAAGCAGCTATGGGATTACTATACAGAAGCATTAACACGCGGTGGACAAACTCCGCATATTCTTGAAAAGGCTTTCTCTTGGCACACAAACTATCAAACAAAGGGAACCATGCTGATGGAAGAGAAGGAATATGCTGAGATGAATAACTGA
- a CDS encoding Na/Pi cotransporter family protein, with protein sequence MEINIQEMIFQFIGGLGVFLFGIKFMGDGLQKSAGDRLRDLLDKYTTNPLMGVLTGVLVTILIQSSSGTTVITVGLVSAGFMTLRQAIGVIMGANIGTTVTAFIIGIDVGEYALPIIFVGAILLFFFKNQKVHNIGQVIFGFGFLFYGLELMSSGMKPLRSFEWFLDLTVNLSENSILGLIVGTVFTLIVQSSSATIGILQGLFGEGLIDLNGALPVLFGDNIGTTITAVLASIGASVTAKRAASVHVLFNLIGAAIFMILLVPYTALISWFQTTLGLNPEMTIAFAHGAFNVTNTIIMFPFIGVYAWLVTKLIPGEDAAIEFKPKHLDPILMDKAPAIALGQAKQEILRMGEFAVNGLEESKNYLMTKDKTSLNRATQLEEALNNLDHRITDYLVKVSASSLSQHESDEHSILMHTINDFERIGDHFENILELVEYQLSNKVSITEEAMSDLDEMFNIAIQAAKEALDAFEHMDKEAAYKVVEHERTLDKMERKLRKQHVLRLNSGACSPQAGLVFVDILSNLERIGDHAKNIAETLIGEQE encoded by the coding sequence GTGGAGATAAATATTCAAGAGATGATATTTCAATTCATCGGCGGATTAGGGGTCTTCCTATTCGGCATTAAGTTTATGGGTGACGGTCTGCAAAAGTCTGCCGGAGATCGTTTGCGCGATTTGCTAGATAAATATACGACAAACCCATTAATGGGAGTTTTGACAGGGGTCTTGGTGACAATCTTGATTCAGAGCAGCTCCGGAACCACTGTTATTACAGTCGGGTTGGTCAGTGCCGGGTTTATGACCCTTCGCCAGGCAATCGGGGTAATCATGGGAGCCAATATCGGAACAACCGTTACGGCCTTCATCATTGGGATCGATGTTGGTGAATATGCTCTCCCTATCATCTTTGTTGGTGCCATTCTGTTATTCTTCTTTAAGAATCAGAAGGTTCATAATATCGGGCAAGTCATTTTCGGCTTTGGTTTCTTATTCTATGGCCTTGAATTAATGAGCAGCGGGATGAAGCCATTGCGCTCGTTTGAATGGTTCCTTGATTTGACGGTCAATCTGAGTGAGAACTCCATTCTTGGTTTGATTGTCGGAACGGTCTTTACGTTGATTGTTCAGAGCTCCAGTGCCACAATTGGAATTCTGCAAGGACTATTCGGGGAAGGGCTTATTGACCTAAACGGCGCCCTGCCTGTCTTATTTGGAGATAATATCGGTACGACCATTACAGCTGTGCTCGCCTCTATCGGGGCTTCTGTCACGGCGAAAAGAGCTGCAAGTGTTCATGTTCTCTTCAACTTAATTGGTGCTGCTATCTTCATGATACTCCTTGTTCCTTATACTGCCTTGATTTCTTGGTTCCAAACGACCCTCGGATTGAACCCTGAGATGACAATTGCCTTCGCTCACGGTGCCTTCAACGTGACGAACACAATCATCATGTTCCCGTTCATCGGAGTTTATGCATGGCTTGTGACAAAGCTAATTCCTGGTGAGGATGCTGCTATTGAATTCAAGCCCAAGCATTTGGATCCTATCCTGATGGATAAAGCACCAGCCATTGCGCTTGGACAGGCAAAGCAGGAAATTCTGCGCATGGGTGAATTCGCTGTTAACGGCTTGGAGGAATCCAAGAATTACTTAATGACGAAAGATAAGACCTCACTCAATAGAGCTACACAGCTTGAGGAAGCCCTTAATAATCTTGACCATCGAATTACAGATTATCTCGTGAAAGTATCAGCAAGCTCTTTATCCCAGCATGAATCAGATGAGCATAGCATTCTAATGCATACGATTAATGACTTTGAGCGAATTGGGGATCATTTCGAGAATATCCTCGAGCTTGTCGAATACCAGCTTAGCAACAAGGTTTCTATTACAGAGGAAGCCATGTCTGATTTAGATGAAATGTTCAATATCGCCATCCAAGCGGCAAAAGAAGCACTCGATGCTTTTGAGCATATGGACAAAGAGGCTGCCTACAAGGTTGTCGAGCATGAACGCACCTTGGACAAAATGGAACGCAAACTGCGCAAGCAACATGTTCTTCGCTTGAATAGCGGAGCATGCAGCCCTCAAGCAGGATTAGTGTTCGTTGATATCCTAAGCAATCTTGAGCGAATTGGCGACCATGCCAAGAATATTGCCGAGACCCTGATTGGCGAGCAGGAGTAA
- a CDS encoding M23 family metallopeptidase has product MLLIMIQVVFFQVVLPAVFIVTLWRGSKKSKLDWLVQSLFTIFYVSWLFMTAPWDFLTYYLRYIWVLLLIVALILSYLKVRRKPFRAPLEKGEKWSFALYLLLIGVFGLYNVLAISGLWANEEAIELEFPLKDGVYFIGQGGAHVQVNYHHAYESQQYAVDIVKIDKWGVRATGIYPGDNSKYRIYGDGIYSPCTGEVVEAEQELPDLNPPQTNPEKAAGNHVALQCEGTEAQVWIAHMQQDSLTVKAGEQVEAGEKLGLVGNSGNTSEPHVHIHAEKDGVGVPIEFNDRFLVRNDLVW; this is encoded by the coding sequence ATGCTGTTGATTATGATTCAGGTTGTTTTCTTTCAAGTGGTTTTGCCAGCGGTTTTCATTGTGACTCTTTGGAGAGGGAGTAAGAAGAGTAAGTTGGATTGGCTGGTGCAATCCCTGTTCACGATATTCTATGTAAGCTGGCTGTTTATGACGGCGCCATGGGATTTCCTTACCTATTATCTGAGATATATTTGGGTTCTCTTGTTGATTGTTGCGCTTATCCTGTCCTATTTGAAGGTGAGAAGGAAGCCTTTCAGGGCACCTTTAGAAAAGGGAGAGAAATGGTCATTTGCTCTTTATCTTTTGTTGATAGGGGTATTCGGTCTGTATAATGTGCTCGCAATCAGCGGGCTTTGGGCAAATGAGGAGGCCATTGAGCTGGAATTCCCGTTAAAGGATGGAGTCTATTTTATTGGACAGGGAGGAGCTCATGTTCAGGTCAACTACCATCATGCCTATGAAAGCCAGCAATATGCAGTTGATATCGTAAAGATCGACAAATGGGGAGTGAGAGCCACTGGCATTTATCCAGGTGATAATTCTAAATACAGAATCTATGGCGATGGTATCTACAGTCCATGTACAGGAGAAGTGGTGGAGGCAGAACAGGAACTTCCTGATTTGAATCCGCCGCAAACCAATCCGGAAAAGGCAGCAGGAAACCATGTGGCTCTTCAATGTGAGGGTACTGAAGCTCAAGTATGGATTGCCCATATGCAGCAGGACAGTCTGACGGTCAAAGCAGGCGAACAGGTTGAGGCGGGAGAGAAGCTTGGACTTGTCGGCAATTCTGGTAACACGTCAGAGCCTCATGTACATATTCATGCTGAAAAGGATGGAGTGGGGGTTCCCATTGAGTTTAATGACCGATTCCTTGTAAGAAATGATCTTGTTTGGTGA
- a CDS encoding excisionase family DNA-binding protein, whose product MYLSVKETAEYLNLPVSYLDQLIQEKKIRAVFDGEQYLINREQFSNYHEQLEVYKRMFQEWLHEPIPEDWDAKDED is encoded by the coding sequence ATGTACCTTTCTGTGAAGGAAACAGCGGAATACTTGAATCTGCCGGTCTCCTATTTAGACCAGCTCATTCAGGAGAAGAAAATCCGTGCTGTCTTTGATGGGGAACAATATTTAATCAATCGTGAACAGTTCTCCAATTACCATGAACAGCTCGAAGTATATAAGAGGATGTTTCAGGAATGGCTCCATGAACCCATTCCAGAGGATTGGGATGCAAAGGACGAGGATTAA
- a CDS encoding LytTR family DNA-binding domain-containing protein — MEKLTTYSLFDVIGELFSEEISFAVTNTKEYIFYRSSKRINLKIAPGDPVKEGTITYKALHTGEKASEFISRDVLGVPYHGIAVPFHEDGEIAGCITAIYPALTEARSVVTLKTQDGWVPVTYEDIYYIESKNRRTYVTSSTQTGTNKNTLQEFEFTLPKDSFIRCHRSYIVNVKQIKEIYLDTHSTFVLSMKNGQLIPVSQSYSSYFRRMLGF, encoded by the coding sequence ATGGAAAAACTTACGACATATTCATTGTTTGACGTGATAGGGGAGCTCTTTTCAGAGGAAATTTCATTTGCAGTAACCAATACGAAGGAATATATTTTCTATCGGTCAAGCAAACGAATCAATTTAAAGATTGCCCCTGGCGATCCTGTAAAGGAAGGGACAATTACGTATAAGGCACTTCATACGGGAGAGAAGGCATCAGAATTTATTAGTCGGGATGTCCTAGGGGTTCCATATCACGGGATAGCGGTTCCTTTTCATGAGGATGGAGAGATTGCCGGCTGTATCACAGCCATATATCCAGCACTAACAGAGGCGAGATCAGTCGTTACCTTGAAAACCCAGGATGGCTGGGTACCGGTCACCTATGAAGATATTTATTATATAGAATCGAAGAATCGGAGAACATATGTCACCTCAAGTACGCAAACCGGCACGAATAAGAATACCCTGCAAGAATTTGAATTTACGTTACCGAAGGATAGCTTCATCCGTTGCCATCGCTCCTATATTGTTAATGTGAAGCAAATCAAGGAAATCTATCTTGATACGCATTCCACCTTTGTTCTATCCATGAAGAATGGACAGCTTATACCGGTTAGTCAATCCTATTCAAGTTATTTTAGAAGAATGCTAGGATTCTAG
- a CDS encoding nucleoside deaminase: MMNDAMKRGIAEARRTMNQNDGGPFGASIIDKNGTVIAVASNTVLKDHDPTAHAEVNAIRKAGEVLGTHDLSGCVLYATGFPCPMCLSAIIWANIQKVYYGCTPKDAEAIGFRDDFIYRFIQDGFEDSSILDLEELDRTQCMELFEEYAQANKAIY; encoded by the coding sequence ATGATGAATGATGCGATGAAACGCGGGATAGCAGAAGCAAGAAGAACGATGAACCAAAATGATGGGGGACCTTTTGGAGCTTCCATTATTGATAAGAACGGGACGGTCATTGCGGTTGCATCCAATACCGTGCTGAAGGATCATGATCCGACCGCGCATGCGGAGGTCAATGCGATCCGCAAGGCCGGTGAGGTGCTCGGAACGCATGACCTATCAGGCTGTGTACTGTATGCTACAGGTTTTCCATGTCCGATGTGTCTATCGGCCATTATATGGGCTAATATTCAAAAAGTGTACTATGGCTGCACACCGAAGGACGCAGAGGCGATAGGATTCAGGGATGATTTTATTTATCGTTTCATTCAGGATGGTTTCGAGGATTCATCCATTCTTGACCTTGAGGAGCTGGACCGTACCCAATGCATGGAGTTATTCGAGGAGTATGCACAAGCGAATAAAGCCATTTATTAA
- a CDS encoding HIT family protein, with the protein MRTITLSDGRTVEVECLSCALTSGLVEPDGGVIGETAHFHAHQDAAYPIKGLVIVASKRHIISLDELTDAERLDYISFLAKIRRAQRTVLGIEHVYYFYNEDTTHHFHTWMVPRYQWMESFGRSIESVRPVLLHARTEMNDKKSREEMYDGIQRLTAELNRHIEC; encoded by the coding sequence ATGCGAACTATTACTTTATCAGATGGAAGAACCGTTGAGGTGGAATGCCTGAGCTGTGCGTTAACGAGTGGTCTGGTTGAGCCGGATGGCGGTGTGATTGGGGAGACAGCTCATTTCCATGCTCATCAGGATGCTGCCTATCCAATCAAGGGACTGGTGATTGTCGCATCCAAACGCCATATTATCAGCTTGGATGAATTGACTGATGCGGAGCGGCTGGACTATATCAGCTTTCTAGCGAAAATCAGAAGGGCACAGCGGACCGTCCTTGGAATTGAGCATGTCTATTACTTCTATAATGAGGATACAACCCATCATTTTCACACATGGATGGTACCGCGTTATCAATGGATGGAATCGTTCGGACGCTCGATCGAATCTGTGCGTCCTGTTCTACTCCATGCGCGAACAGAGATGAATGATAAGAAAAGCAGGGAAGAGATGTATGACGGTATTCAAAGGCTAACGGCTGAATTAAATAGACACATCGAATGCTAG
- a CDS encoding Na/Pi cotransporter family protein: MVDINIQEIIFQFLGGLGIFLFGIKFMGDGLQKSAGDRLRDLLDKYTTNPIMGILTGILVTVLIQSSSGTTVITVGLVSAGFMTLRQAIGVIMGANIGTTITAFIIGIDVGEYALPIIFVGAIMLFFFKNQRIHNIGQVVFGFGFLFFGLELMSSGMKPLRSFEWFLDLTVSLSEHSILGVLVGTIFTLIVQSSSATIGILQGLFGEGLIDLNGALPVLFGDNIGTTITAILASIGASITARRAACVHVLFNILGATIFLILLVPFTALINWFQGTLGLNPEMTIAFAHGTFNVTNTLIMIPFIGAYAWIVTKIIPGEDEIIEYKPKHLDPILIDQAPAFALAQARQETMRMGRFAVKGLKETKNYLLSQDAASLNKGYQIEEALNNLDQKITEYLVKISTNELSQQASDEHSILMHMVNDIERIGDHFDNILELTEYQINHKITITGEAMQHLDEMFTVAIQAATCAMEAFEKMDKELAHKVVDHERKLDKMERQLRKQHILRLNNGVCTPQAGLLFVDILSNLERIGDHSKNIAETLIGEQY, encoded by the coding sequence ATGGTGGATATCAATATTCAAGAGATCATCTTTCAATTCCTAGGCGGATTGGGTATCTTCCTTTTCGGAATCAAATTTATGGGAGATGGCCTTCAAAAGTCTGCCGGGGACAGGCTTAGAGATTTATTAGATAAATATACGACAAACCCCATTATGGGGATTCTGACAGGTATTTTGGTTACCGTCCTCATCCAAAGCAGCTCCGGAACAACCGTCATAACCGTTGGTCTCGTCAGTGCCGGATTTATGACCCTTAGACAGGCAATCGGCGTTATCATGGGGGCAAATATTGGGACAACCATTACGGCATTCATCATCGGGATTGATGTCGGCGAATATGCATTGCCCATTATCTTCGTCGGTGCAATTATGCTATTCTTCTTTAAAAATCAACGAATTCACAATATAGGACAAGTTGTTTTCGGCTTTGGCTTCCTATTCTTCGGTTTAGAGCTCATGAGCAGCGGAATGAAGCCGCTTCGCTCCTTCGAGTGGTTCCTTGATTTGACCGTCAGCTTGAGTGAACACTCCATACTTGGCGTATTAGTGGGAACCATCTTCACTTTAATTGTTCAAAGCTCCAGCGCAACAATCGGAATCCTGCAAGGTCTGTTTGGAGAAGGTCTGATTGACTTAAACGGCGCCCTTCCCGTATTATTCGGAGATAATATCGGAACAACCATTACAGCGATTCTTGCCTCCATCGGTGCATCCATTACCGCAAGAAGAGCGGCATGCGTTCATGTATTATTCAATATTCTCGGCGCAACGATCTTCCTTATCTTGCTCGTACCATTTACGGCACTCATCAACTGGTTCCAGGGCACTTTAGGCTTGAACCCTGAGATGACAATCGCTTTTGCACACGGGACGTTTAACGTGACAAATACGTTGATTATGATTCCGTTCATTGGTGCATACGCATGGATCGTTACGAAAATCATTCCAGGTGAAGACGAGATTATCGAATACAAACCAAAACATTTGGACCCAATTCTGATTGACCAAGCACCTGCCTTTGCATTAGCCCAAGCAAGACAAGAGACGATGCGCATGGGTAGATTCGCAGTCAAAGGATTGAAGGAAACGAAGAACTACCTTCTTAGTCAGGATGCCGCCTCTTTAAATAAAGGCTATCAAATTGAGGAAGCCCTAAATAATCTTGATCAAAAGATTACAGAATATCTCGTGAAAATTTCAACAAATGAACTCTCACAGCAAGCATCTGATGAGCATAGCATTCTTATGCATATGGTTAATGATATTGAACGAATCGGCGATCACTTCGATAATATTCTCGAGCTGACCGAATATCAAATCAATCATAAAATCACCATCACAGGTGAGGCAATGCAGCATCTAGATGAGATGTTCACCGTCGCTATCCAAGCCGCAACCTGCGCTATGGAAGCCTTTGAGAAAATGGATAAAGAACTGGCCCATAAGGTCGTCGATCACGAGCGTAAATTAGACAAAATGGAACGTCAATTACGTAAACAACATATCCTCCGCCTTAACAACGGTGTCTGCACACCGCAAGCTGGATTGTTGTTCGTTGACATCCTCAGCAATCTTGAGCGTATCGGAGATCACTCTAAAAATATTGCCGAAACATTAATTGGCGAACAGTATTAA
- a CDS encoding alpha/beta fold hydrolase gives MTKGGKYVELSGGAELYVRDIGQGEPLVFIPGWTFTLEVFEKQIGHFAKTHRVIAIDPRSHGQSTVTAEGNEYITHAKDLQTVLQALEVHEPTLIGWSFGCLTIWEYVRQFGADSIKSCILVDMSPKALSVNEGDWTEGSLYDIAAAYTNYLCNSKGQRAFVENYARNVMVQRDLNEDELQWLIEQSLNTPYYIAANLFAAGMFSDYRKEARQVSEAVPTLAIVAEHWQDAAKGTLAHISPDVKVEVLGGHLMFWEHDKVFNAIIEEFLKG, from the coding sequence ATGACAAAAGGTGGGAAGTATGTGGAGCTCTCTGGTGGAGCGGAATTATATGTGCGGGATATCGGACAAGGGGAGCCATTGGTGTTTATTCCCGGCTGGACCTTTACCCTGGAGGTATTTGAAAAGCAAATAGGGCATTTTGCCAAGACACATCGGGTGATTGCCATCGACCCGCGCAGTCATGGACAATCGACAGTTACAGCAGAGGGGAATGAATACATCACCCATGCAAAAGATCTGCAGACAGTACTTCAAGCGTTGGAGGTTCATGAACCCACGCTTATCGGTTGGTCATTTGGCTGTTTGACGATTTGGGAATACGTCAGGCAATTTGGTGCGGACTCCATCAAGTCGTGTATATTGGTCGATATGTCGCCAAAGGCCCTCTCGGTTAATGAAGGAGATTGGACAGAAGGAAGCTTATATGATATCGCCGCAGCATACACGAATTATTTATGTAATTCAAAGGGGCAGAGAGCATTTGTGGAGAATTATGCAAGAAACGTCATGGTACAGCGCGATTTAAACGAGGATGAGCTGCAGTGGCTGATTGAACAATCCTTGAATACTCCTTATTATATTGCCGCTAATCTCTTTGCAGCGGGCATGTTCTCAGATTACCGCAAGGAAGCAAGACAAGTGAGTGAGGCTGTGCCAACCTTAGCTATTGTTGCCGAGCATTGGCAGGACGCAGCAAAAGGAACGCTTGCACATATTTCACCAGACGTGAAGGTGGAGGTTCTTGGCGGGCATTTGATGTTTTGGGAGCATGATAAAGTGTTTAATGCCATTATCGAGGAGTTTTTGAAAGGGTAA
- a CDS encoding amino acid permease has protein sequence MGQQELKRDLKNRHVQLIAIGGTIGTGLFLGAGKSIALAGPSIIFSYLLIGIALFFVMRALGELLLSNTGYTSFTEFATEYIGPWAGYVTGWTYWFCWIMTAMADIIAVGVYMQYWFDIPQWLPAFACLIILVALNLLSVKLFGELEFWFAIIKVITIIALIAVGIVLLVIGFQTNTGTVSLSNIWSHGGMFPNGVQGFLLSFQLVVFSFVGMELVGVSAAETADPKKNIPSAINKIPVRILLFYVGAIIVILTINPWTMLNGDSSPFVGVFTLIGIPVAAGIINFVVMTSAASACNSGLFSTSRILHSLSKDGSAPAKIGKLNKNAVPSNALFLSAVVVSIGALLSKVIPEQAFTIVTTISAICFIWVWSIILIAHIRYKKTRPELAAKSTFKAPFAPFINYAVLALFALVLIVMLFAEATRLALLLTPIWFIALVFLYNRQRSKIEVVENKC, from the coding sequence ATGGGGCAACAAGAGTTAAAACGAGATTTAAAGAACCGGCACGTTCAATTAATCGCCATTGGCGGAACAATTGGAACCGGGTTATTTTTGGGGGCAGGTAAATCAATTGCCCTGGCAGGTCCATCTATCATCTTTTCCTATCTTCTGATTGGGATTGCGTTATTCTTTGTGATGAGGGCTTTAGGGGAATTGCTATTATCGAATACCGGGTATACCTCCTTCACGGAATTCGCCACGGAATATATCGGACCGTGGGCTGGATATGTGACAGGCTGGACCTATTGGTTTTGCTGGATCATGACCGCGATGGCGGACATCATTGCCGTCGGAGTCTACATGCAGTATTGGTTTGACATTCCGCAATGGTTACCGGCATTTGCGTGCTTAATTATTCTCGTAGCATTGAATTTATTATCCGTTAAGCTGTTTGGCGAGCTTGAGTTCTGGTTTGCCATTATTAAGGTCATCACGATTATTGCTTTGATTGCGGTCGGAATTGTATTATTGGTCATTGGCTTTCAAACAAATACGGGAACGGTTTCCCTATCAAATATATGGAGTCACGGCGGCATGTTCCCGAATGGGGTACAAGGCTTCCTGCTCTCCTTCCAGCTTGTCGTCTTTTCTTTCGTCGGCATGGAGCTTGTCGGTGTATCAGCAGCCGAAACAGCTGATCCTAAAAAGAACATTCCCTCGGCAATTAATAAGATTCCGGTACGAATTCTATTATTCTATGTCGGAGCGATTATCGTTATACTAACTATCAATCCATGGACAATGCTGAACGGAGACAGCAGTCCATTCGTCGGTGTATTTACGCTTATCGGCATTCCAGTGGCAGCCGGCATAATCAATTTCGTCGTCATGACATCTGCTGCATCAGCCTGCAACAGTGGTCTCTTCTCCACAAGCCGCATTCTTCACTCCTTAAGTAAGGATGGCTCTGCTCCGGCGAAAATCGGGAAATTGAATAAGAATGCCGTGCCAAGCAATGCGCTATTCCTTTCTGCCGTTGTTGTATCAATTGGGGCCCTTCTCAGCAAGGTCATTCCTGAACAGGCATTTACGATTGTGACGACCATAAGCGCAATCTGTTTCATCTGGGTATGGAGCATTATCCTGATTGCCCATATCCGTTATAAGAAAACACGGCCAGAACTTGCTGCTAAATCGACGTTCAAGGCACCATTCGCCCCATTCATCAACTATGCCGTTTTAGCGTTATTCGCACTCGTACTAATTGTCATGCTGTTTGCTGAGGCAACGAGACTCGCACTCTTACTGACACCAATTTGGTTCATCGCTTTAGTATTTCTTTATAATCGGCAGCGAAGTAAGATTGAAGTAGTAGAAAATAAGTGTTAA
- a CDS encoding YbdD/YjiX family protein yields MFKKIRHALSYRKQFISLMVGVPSYETYVEHMKTHHPGEPIPSRKQFFCEAQEARYNAKDGKVSRCC; encoded by the coding sequence ATGTTTAAAAAAATCAGACATGCACTCTCCTACCGAAAACAATTTATCAGTCTAATGGTAGGCGTGCCAAGCTATGAAACCTATGTGGAACACATGAAAACCCATCATCCAGGCGAACCGATTCCATCTCGCAAACAATTTTTCTGCGAAGCTCAGGAAGCCCGCTATAATGCGAAGGATGGGAAAGTCTCACGTTGCTGCTAA